Below is a genomic region from Echinicola rosea.
CCCAGATATTGGGGGACCGGCCAGTTATAGGATCAGACCACGCTTGATATTTACTCTCGTCCCAACCATGATACAACAGGCCTGTTTCCGGATCGCGCAAATGCTTTTCCATCAGCACCAATTGTAGAACCCCTTCCTCAAATGCTGCGGGATCCTTAAATTCTCGTGCATACTGCACCAAAAAGGGCGTCCCCATATAGGCCCCGTCCAGCCACATCTGGTTGGTGTAGCGGGCTTTGTGCCAAAATCCTCCTTCGCTGGTCTTTGGTTGGTATCTCAACTGCTTTCTCAGGGTTTCTATGGCTGTTTTATACTTTTCATCATCCGTTTTATCGTAAAGATTAAATAACAATTTGCCGGAATTGATCATGTCAATATTGTACGTCTCGTACTTATAGGTTTTGATCTCACCGGAAGAATCGATCAACTTGTCCGCATAAGCTTTGATGTATTCGTAATATTTTTCATCACCCGTCTCTTTCCACAGCTCCTCAAAGGCATGCAACATCAATCCCTGTGGATAGCTCCACACCGGCCGGTCCATAAAGTCAACTTGCCACGCTTCAGGATTGCGCTTCATCACCGATAATGCCATCCGCTCTGACCAATCCAAGCTTGTGGAAATTGGCCTTTGTTGACCGAAGGTCAGCTGCGCAAAAAACATTGAGACGATTAGCAGTATGCTTATTTTTTTCATGGTAATGGTTCAATTGTTTTGTTAAATGTTTTGAAGGTTGTCAAGTGGTAAGGTTGTAAGGATTACAAATCTGGAATAGCTTAATTGAGTCAGAGACTCAAAGCTTGCCCGTGCTGGGGCAGAGTCCCAGCACAACCCATAGTACTTTCCTGATTAGTGTTGACCGAATTAATATTAGTTTTCATTGTCAATTATTGGAATCGCTAGTCATTTACTATAATCCTATTGTGTTTCTCTTTGCTCCAAAATAACCCTACCTAACCTCCCCGCCGCGGCGGGGAGGATTTCTCAAGTTTCAGATCTCACATCTCATTACTCAAATCTCATATCTCTCCTACGGCATCTCCCTTAATCCTTCCCATTTCACGTTCCATTTTCCATTGTCCGGAAATCCGGGATTGGGTCTGTCAGGAGCTCCCTCCCATCCGGCAGCCATCATGGCCACAGTGGTCAGCAGTCCGCCATTTCCTGGGAGGTAAATCCTAAGCCTTTTATCTTGATAATTATGCCCATTGGGCAAATAGGTGTTTTTCTCTTCGCCCATAAACAACGCATCCAATGCGGTGTCGGGCATGTTTAACCTGGCCGCATTCATGGCCATCATGGGATAATCCCAGCCCCAGGTAGTTTCCCAGTTCCATATTTCGAGGATTTTCTCCAAAGTATTTTTCATGATAGTGGTGTCGATCATTTCTGTTTTGGGCAGGATACCATATGCGCCTAGCACGACAGGATGGTCATGTAGGTAGAAATCATCCTCATATGCCCTAGGATGGGTACTGCTGGGCAAATAAAGGCTGTCCTTGGTGGCCAAAGGCGCCAAATTATCCAACACTTCTCGCCATTTTTCATTCTCCTCCATGCCCAGCCGTTGCTGCCAGTCTAAGGCTACCGTCAATCCATAATGCCAATACGCCAACTCAAAAGGAGGATCATCGGTGGCATTGGCCGGAAACAGTTCCTGTGCAGGAATCAGCGGTGCGATCAAATGGTATTTGCCATCACCTTTGCTGTCCTTGGCAAAAGATGCCATAAATTCAGCCGTCTCAAAAACCAGTTCTTTGTACTTCTCCAAGGTTGCGGCCTCAGGTCGTGCCTGATAAATCTGCTCTACAAAATAAAGAATGTGTGGCTGCTGCCAGATCAGGTAAGGTGCAACGCTAGAAGGACTCTCATCACCATAGGGATCGGTCATCTTTTGCCATCTGGCGCCTTCATACCCTTGGCGCTCTGCGGTGGCCTTTGCTTTCTCCAGCGAATTAAAGTACCAAGGAAGGCTCTTTTCCATCAAGCCGATGCGGTTCCATAGACCAAAATGGGCACCATGCCACCAATGCATCTCCATGTGGAATTTGCCATACCAACTGTTCATGGTCAACCCAGTCTCTTGGGGTGGCAATGAACCTGCGCAGTTTAATTTCGTCAAATATTGCGATAGCACCACCCTTCTTTCCAACTCGTGGGCACGCTCATCGGTACATTCTGAGAAGTCGATCGCTCCACCCGATTGCCAAAATTCTTCCCAACCTCCTTCACTGCTTTTGGCCGTTGACTCGAAGTCAGGAATATCGTTTTCTCCTTCTTCGGAAAACACAGCGGTAAATTCCAGGGTTTCATGGCCTTTTTGTGCATTAAGCAAAAAGGTATGCTTCTCGTCAGTTTCAAAAGCGCCATTTCCTTCCCAACTTACATCGGTCACGTAATTGGTGCTGTCCAGCGTCCTCGAAATCCGTACCTGGCTTGGCTTGATGACTTCCAAATAGGATTCATGCTTATCCTCTTGGGTCCAATCGTACCCAGGGCAGACGTGGCATCCTGAGCCGTAGGGAAACCTGAATTTTACTTTTAGTCTTCCACTGGCTACGAGCGGAGAATGGATCCTCGCAGAAATGCCATCTTTTTCCTGATGACCGTAGAGCTCTACCTTCACAGGCTCGCCTTCTATGCTGTACTCGCTGGTGATCTTTCCTTCCCAAAGATCCAATTCCTGGTGGACATCCTGAAGATCGTCCACCACGACTTTGGAGCCATCTTCCTTGGTGATTTCCAGCCCAATAATCCCCAGGTGCAACCGATGAGGGCTTGTACGAAAATAGTCCGTCACTTTCTTCTTCCTTCCCTCTTTCCACTGAACAGGGAACGAAATCACCTGACCAATGGCCGATGTGTCATACCGCAAGATCTCTTCCCAGCGGTAGTTGTCAGGATTGGGAAAGGCATGCCAGCCCCATTGGCTTTGGGTGCCGAGCGAAACGCCATTTTCGTAATATTCCGGAAAACTCTGCAGGCCACTGACATCCACGGTATAAGCAAATTCACCATTCCCCACGCTGAGTGAGGCCAAGGTGTCTGGTTGTTCGAGCACCACATTATGGCGGTTGACCAAAGCAAACCGGTCAATTCCCTCTTGGGATTCCTTTTCGCTATTTTTATCCGTTTCAGAACAGGCAAAAGCCACCAGACTTATTAGTAGTAAAACACACCACGTGTGAAGGGAGGGGTAAGAAGAAAATTTGATCATGAGGGTACTATTGTCTTTTTGTATCTATTTAAACGTTAGTCAACCGACAATTCAGTCAATTAAACTCAGTTCAATTAACATCTGTTAACCTTCTAATATTCAATATGATAAACAATATCTTTGATGCTATTCATTTAAGGATATCGACCGATCATTTACCAAAGTATTAAGATAGTTTTCTAAGGCGGTATAACCATACTTGTCTGTCCGGTTTCTATCAGTTGCATCTTTTGGGTTAAGGCCGTGTTTCTTTTCATAACGATCAGGCATTCCGTCGCCATCGCTATCTTTGGCTGCCTTACCGCCTTTTACTTTTCCTGGGCCTTTCATGGGTAAATCCATCTCATCACTGATGGTCTAACCTGTTTTCCCAAAAGATAATACATCCTTGATAAGGAATTCATCTACTTCGTCACGGTGCAGGGACGCCCCTACTCCTTCTACTACTTCTTGGTAAGCTGTCAGTGCAGGTTTTATGGTGACTTGTGGATAGTCAAAAGGCTCTTCCATCCAGCTTACTGGTTCATAGACTGACTTTTCTACTACCTCACCATCTAGCTTGCCATTAACATTTCCATCATACCAATTGTCGCGGGCATAGATATGGAAATTCTCATTGGAGCGGTTGAATGGTGGCGTATCTCCTGTTTCCGGACCGGCGATAAAATAATTTCCAATGACATTGGCATAGGACAATCGTGCAGACCCTCCACCTTGGATATAGCCCGCTACTGCCCAGTTGTACACCACGTTATTCACGTATTGGTTGGTGCCCTTTACCTTGGGATTGCGGGTGTGGTTATTGATCCAAAGGCAATTCAGAATCGACACACCACCAGACGGCTGTATAAGTCCGCCTGTAGAATGCGTCTGGAGGCCTTGACCGATGATGCTGTGCTGTAACGTCACATCTGCCACATCCCCATTTAGGTCAAACGTGCCGTCCCTTCCCCAGGTAATCGAAACGTGGTCAAAGATCATGTCATGCCCCGTGGCTATGGCGACAGCATCTTTACCTTTATCACCCACTTTGCCCATCCTGACACGAATATAACGAGTGATGGCATTATTGGCTTCTGTAAAGGAAAGGCCATTGCCATAAATGGTAATGCCATCTCCCGGGGCAGTTTGTCCCGCAATGGTAATGTTTTCTTGAACAATGATCCTCGAATGGATCCTGATGACTCCTCCCACCTCAAATATTACCGTGCGATTGGGCTGACTGACGGCGTCACGGAAAGAACCAGGTCCTGAATCATCAAGATTGGTTACTTTATAGACTTCTCCACCTCTCCCTCCTGTGGCAAATCTCCCAAATCCCTCTGCTCCTGGAAAGGCCAACTGTTGAGCATTGGTCATGGTGGTGACCAATAGGGCCAATATAAATGGTACTATTTTGTTCATTATCGTTTGAATTTTTAGTTATCAATTCCTTAGTGATTGGGTTATTGAGTTAATGGGGTTAATTGAGTCAGAGACTCAAAGCTTGCCAGTGCTGGGGCAGAGACCCAGCACAACCCGGGGAGTCAGAGTCTCAATTCTTCAACGTGTTGGAGCAGAGACCCAGCACACCCCAGTTACCTCCTCACTCCGGCGGGAAGGAATCAATTTTGTACTTCCCTGATTAGTGTTGACCGGATTACTATTAGTTTTCATTACCAATTATTGTAATCGCTAGTCATTTACTAAAATCCTATTGTGTTTCTCTTTGCTCCATAATAACCCCAACTAACCTCCCCTTAAAGGGAGGATTTGTCTCAAGTCTCAATACTCATATCTCACATATCCATACACACATCTCTCTACTAAAAAAGACAAGACCGGGCAAACAATCACCCGATCCTGTACTGGATTAACAAACCCCTAGTGTCGAGTCATTTTTCAATGACCGTTCAACTCCGCCCAAATTTAACCAGCGGTCAATCTGGGCGGAACTGATTTACACCAGCCCTTATAGAGCCTTTGGCTTAATGTTACTGTTTTAAATCATAGTCTATGAACCAGTTTTCGGGCTGCATAAGGAGGTTTCTGATGCTTTCGCGCTTCCCTGCTGGATATTTGGCACTTACACGGTCTGCCAGCATGCTGGGATCATTCCATCGCTTGGCCATGCGGATCATCGCAAAATAAGACCTGGCCTCTCCGGCGCTTTCCATACAAGTCTCCTCAAGCAGAAGACTGTCCAGGCCTTTTTTGTATTCTTCGATTTTTTCTGGAGTATCCAGTTCCTCCTTGGCCAAACCTTCTGGATATACGGGCCCCAGGTCAATTCGTCTTCTCACTCCCCAGTTGATATTAATGGCGGAATTGTACGTTTCGTTGTCCAAAGGATACTCCAGGTTACCTTCATTTTTGGAAAGGTAATTTTGAACGCCGTCATTCAGGAATGCCTCAGCCTCCTTGAATTGCTCCATTTGGTTTAGCGCTTCCGCAATAAACAGGTGGATGTCACCTGCACGATAAAGGACAATGTGCACATCATTTTTATAGATATTATCTGCAGACTCATGGGCGCGGGAAAATTTTCGCACCACCCATTCACCGTTCTGACGCCAATAGGTGTAGTTTTCTCCACGGTAATTGTCACCAATCGTGATCCCATCCTGTCTCACCTGCCGTTGGAAACGCTCCATGGCTGCATCCGTCGGCCGCAGGTAATATTTATTGGGCTCTGTATTGGAGAAATATTCGATCAGTCTATTGGTCTGCTGGCGCTGATAATCATAAGGAACGATATTGATCAGCTCCCGGGTTTTGGTGATCGGATCACGGTAGAAGAATTGAATCCATTCTCCATTGTAATCGTCATTTCCCAGCTTATATCTTCCGCTGCCTTGGTCATAAATAAAAGACATTCCCAAACTCACCACTTGCTCGTAATTGCCATTCCAAAGGTAGAGCTCAATAAGAAGCGGTTCAGGAGATGGACAGATCATATTCCATGTCAGGTCCTGAGCAGAAGTACTCACACCAGGAAACAACAAGTCTGACCAAACCAAAACCTGCTTACCGTTTACGCCATTTACCCCTCCTTCCATTAGACTGATCAACTGGCCAATAAGCTCCTCGAAACCCATGGTGGGGTACTTTGACAAGTCGCCTTCTTCTGTCAATGGCTCATCCAGATAAACTGCTTCACCATAAAGCTTGCCCAGCATCAGGTATGCCCATACCTTAAAGCGGATGGCACCACTCACCAACGGTTCGAAAACAGCATCCTCCACCGCATTGGGATTGGCCTGTTTGTATTCGAAAGCCTTTTTGATGTAGTTGTTGGCATTGGAAATTACGTCGTAATATCCACTGGGATCTGCCAGCTTATTATCAGGGCTAATGTTGTGGTTATAGATTTCCCACAGCTCCTGGGGGGCGTTGTCAGTAGGCTCGAGGAAATCCCCTCGCAGCTCCGAAAGGAAGATGGCCTTGTCAGCCACCGTCTGCACTTTGGCCGCAATCCCCATGTATCCCGAATACAGTTCATTGGTATTTCCAATGTAATTTTCCTCCAAGAGCATATCCTCCGAATCGGTCTCAAAGTAGCTCTCACAACTACCAAAAGCCAGTAAGCTCAAGAGTAAGGTATATTTATAAAAAGCATTATACTTCATAGCTAATGTCATTAAAATTGTAGGTTAAAACCAAATTTCACGGTAGATGGAAGCGGCATCGCACCATAATCTACTCCTTGCCAAGCCGGCTGATAAGCATAGGATACCACTGGATCCAGTCCTAAATAATCGGTAAATGTCAGGAGGTTTTCACCCGCCAAATACACTTCGCCGCCTTCAAAGAAACTCCACTTGCCCAGCTGATAGCTCAAGGTGACGTTGGTGAGGCGCAAGAAAGAACCATCTTCTATCCAGCGATCAGAAAAACGGCTGTTGCCCATGGGGTCGCCGTAATTGGCCTTGGGAATATCGGTCTGCTGGCCATCAGTCTGCCATCTCTTATCTACGGCCAAGGACTGGTTTCTGAAATCACTCAATGATTCCATTTCCCTTCTGACGCCGTTATAAATTTGATTTCCGGAACTA
It encodes:
- a CDS encoding glycoside hydrolase family 65 protein produces the protein MIKFSSYPSLHTWCVLLLISLVAFACSETDKNSEKESQEGIDRFALVNRHNVVLEQPDTLASLSVGNGEFAYTVDVSGLQSFPEYYENGVSLGTQSQWGWHAFPNPDNYRWEEILRYDTSAIGQVISFPVQWKEGRKKKVTDYFRTSPHRLHLGIIGLEITKEDGSKVVVDDLQDVHQELDLWEGKITSEYSIEGEPVKVELYGHQEKDGISARIHSPLVASGRLKVKFRFPYGSGCHVCPGYDWTQEDKHESYLEVIKPSQVRISRTLDSTNYVTDVSWEGNGAFETDEKHTFLLNAQKGHETLEFTAVFSEEGENDIPDFESTAKSSEGGWEEFWQSGGAIDFSECTDERAHELERRVVLSQYLTKLNCAGSLPPQETGLTMNSWYGKFHMEMHWWHGAHFGLWNRIGLMEKSLPWYFNSLEKAKATAERQGYEGARWQKMTDPYGDESPSSVAPYLIWQQPHILYFVEQIYQARPEAATLEKYKELVFETAEFMASFAKDSKGDGKYHLIAPLIPAQELFPANATDDPPFELAYWHYGLTVALDWQQRLGMEENEKWREVLDNLAPLATKDSLYLPSSTHPRAYEDDFYLHDHPVVLGAYGILPKTEMIDTTIMKNTLEKILEIWNWETTWGWDYPMMAMNAARLNMPDTALDALFMGEEKNTYLPNGHNYQDKRLRIYLPGNGGLLTTVAMMAAGWEGAPDRPNPGFPDNGKWNVKWEGLREMP
- a CDS encoding pectate lyase family protein: MNKIVPFILALLVTTMTNAQQLAFPGAEGFGRFATGGRGGEVYKVTNLDDSGPGSFRDAVSQPNRTVIFEVGGVIRIHSRIIVQENITIAGQTAPGDGITIYGNGLSFTEANNAITRYIRVRMGKVGDKGKDAVAIATGHDMIFDHVSITWGRDGTFDLNGDVADVTLQHSIIGQGLQTHSTGGLIQPSGGVSILNCLWINNHTRNPKVKGTNQYVNNVVYNWAVAGYIQGGGSARLSYANVIGNYFIAGPETGDTPPFNRSNENFHIYARDNWYDGNVNGKLDGEVVEKSVYEPVSWMEEPFDYPQVTIKPALTAYQEVVEGVGASLHRDEVDEFLIKDVLSFGKTG
- a CDS encoding RagB/SusD family nutrient uptake outer membrane protein, with the protein product MTLAMKYNAFYKYTLLLSLLAFGSCESYFETDSEDMLLEENYIGNTNELYSGYMGIAAKVQTVADKAIFLSELRGDFLEPTDNAPQELWEIYNHNISPDNKLADPSGYYDVISNANNYIKKAFEYKQANPNAVEDAVFEPLVSGAIRFKVWAYLMLGKLYGEAVYLDEPLTEEGDLSKYPTMGFEELIGQLISLMEGGVNGVNGKQVLVWSDLLFPGVSTSAQDLTWNMICPSPEPLLIELYLWNGNYEQVVSLGMSFIYDQGSGRYKLGNDDYNGEWIQFFYRDPITKTRELINIVPYDYQRQQTNRLIEYFSNTEPNKYYLRPTDAAMERFQRQVRQDGITIGDNYRGENYTYWRQNGEWVVRKFSRAHESADNIYKNDVHIVLYRAGDIHLFIAEALNQMEQFKEAEAFLNDGVQNYLSKNEGNLEYPLDNETYNSAININWGVRRRIDLGPVYPEGLAKEELDTPEKIEEYKKGLDSLLLEETCMESAGEARSYFAMIRMAKRWNDPSMLADRVSAKYPAGKRESIRNLLMQPENWFIDYDLKQ
- a CDS encoding glycoside hydrolase family 88/105 protein, which gives rise to MKKISILLIVSMFFAQLTFGQQRPISTSLDWSERMALSVMKRNPEAWQVDFMDRPVWSYPQGLMLHAFEELWKETGDEKYYEYIKAYADKLIDSSGEIKTYKYETYNIDMINSGKLLFNLYDKTDDEKYKTAIETLRKQLRYQPKTSEGGFWHKARYTNQMWLDGAYMGTPFLVQYAREFKDPAAFEEGVLQLVLMEKHLRDPETGLLYHGWDESKYQAWSDPITGRSPNIWGRAMGWYAMAVVDALDFLPEEHYGRVVLKGILQRLAVAVREHQDPASGLWYQVIDRGGEEGNYLEASASSMFVYALAKGVNRGYLNPSFKQTAEKGFDGLVDQLIEVKENGEVSLTQVCAVAGLGGSPYRDGTYEYYVNEKIRTNDPKGVGPFIMAALELGR